In the genome of Paenarthrobacter ilicis, the window GAGCCCGCTGCCCCCGGACCAGGACAGTTCCGCCCCTGCCCAAGGCCCGCCGGTACCCGTCGCCGTAGCCCACGGTCACGGTGGCCAGCCTGGAGTCCACCGCCAGCGTATGGGTATGGCCGTAACCCACCTTGGTCCCGGCCGGATACCGGTTGACGGATCCGATCCGGGCCTTGAACGCCAGGCACCGCTCGAATCCGGTGTGCTTCGGGTCCGAGTCGCCATAGAGCACAGCACCCGCGCGCACCATGTCCAGCCACGAGTCCTGGACGTTGAGCGCTGCGAAAGAGTTTGCGGCGTGCAGCAACACCTTCCTGCGGTCCACGTTGGCCGCGCGGAGAATTGCGGTCGCCTCTGACCTGAACCGCCGGAGCCCACTGTGGATATGCTCCGGGTCATCCAGGGGGAAATGAGTCATGATGCCGGCGAGTTCCAAACCTGGATGGCCCACGATTCCTGCCGCGCAGGCCCGGCCCAAGGACGACGAGACATCCAGGCTGTGCCGGCTGATTCCGGACGAGTTGATGTCCAGGTGGACGCGCAGCCTTCGCCCCGCCCCGGAGGCTATCCGACTCATTTCCCAGGCGCTCTGCGGATCGGCAACCAGCTCCTCGATCATATGGGGGAGGCCTGCGTGCACCTCCTGCGGTGCCGCTGCCCGGACCCGCAGGAGCCGGCCCGCGAATCCGTGCTTGCGGGCCAAACCGGCTTCAGCGTTGGTTCCAACCCCTATGAAGGGAACACCCGCAGCCACCAGGGACGGCAGCAGCATGTCCGCTCCATGCCCGTACGCATCGGACTTGATCACCGCACACAACAGGGCGCGGCCGTCCAGCATGCCCTGCACAGCCTGCACATTCCGGCCAAAAGCGGAGCCATCGATCTCCAGCCAGCTCGGAAGGCCTGCCGTGACCGCATGCTTGGTGTCACTCAAGGTCATCCCGGTTCCTCGGATAAGGCAGCACGGCCGGACATGGTGCCCGGCCGTGCTGCTGGTATACGTACACCTCAATGGTTTTACGTCAGCGTGAACGCTTCGCCTTGGCTTTCGCCCCGTAACGGAAGTGGAAGAACAGGTAGCAGGCCGCCACGAACGGAATACCGAAGTACAAGGCAGCAATCTGCGTTGGGTCAAAGGCAATGCCTACCAGGGACACCAGGCACAGGGCGAAAGCGAGGACCGGCACCACCGGGAAGAACGGAGCTTTGTAGCTGAGATCGGACAGCCGTCCACCGTTGCGGATGAACGCCCTGCGGTGGAAGAAGTGGGAGGCCGTAATGGACATCCAGACACCCACCACCGCGAAACCGGCGATGGAAACCAGGGCAAGGTAGACGGTCTCAGGGGCCGCAACACTGCTGACCAAGGAAGCCAATCCGCCCACCATGCTCACGGACAGCGCCACCAAGGGAATGCCCCGGCGGGTCAGGCGCTTGAGGGCCCTGGGGCCCTGGCCTTCATCGGCCAGTGAATAAAGCATGCGTGCGCAGGAGAACAGCCCACTGTTGCCGGCGGATAGCAGGGCCGTGATGATGACGAAGTTCATGATGTCCGCCGCGAAGGGGATACCTACCGAGGAGAAAACGGTGACGAAGGGGCTCTCGTCCAGCCCCACTTGGTCATAGGGAACGGTGGCCGCAATGACGGCGATGGCGCCTACAAAGAAGATCAGGAGCCGGATCACAGTGCTGCGCATGGCCTTGGGGATGTTCTTTGCAGGGTCTTTGGTCTCGCCGGCCGCAACACCAATCAACTCTGAGCCGGAGAAGGCATAGAACACCGCGAGAGCCGTGACGAGTACCCCTGTGAAGCCGTTGGGGAAGAGCCCGCCGGAGGTGGTGAAGTTCTCCAGGAGGAATGGGTGGTTGGTGGACCCGGATAGCGGATGGAAGCCCAACAAGGCGGCACCGCCAAACACGATCAGCGCAATGATGGCACCCACCTTCACGATGGAGAACCAGAACTCGGATTCACCGAAGAACTTGGAAGAGAAGGCATTCAAGCCAAAAAGAACCGCCGCGAAGATGAGGCACCAAACCCAGACCTCGACGTCGGGGAACCAGCGCTGCATCAGGAGTCCGGAGGCGGTGAACTCGGACCCGATGGCCACGGCCCAGCAGAGCCAGTAGAGCCAGGCAGTGGCGAAACCGGTGGCAGGGCCGATGGATCGGGACGCGTAGATGTGGAATGCCCCTGACACGGGGTAGGCGATTGCCAGCTCCCCCAAGCAGGCCATCACGAGGTACACCACGAAGGCGCCAATCAGGTAGGCGATCACTGCACCCAGGGGACCGGCCTGGGAAATGGTGTATCCGGAACTCAGGAACAGGCCGGATCCGATCACACCACCCATCGCGATCATGATGAGGTGCCGTGGGCCCATTGAGCGGCGAAGCCCGGCCTCAGCTTCGGCAGCCGTGGCCGTGGGCGGATTGTCCAGTTGCAGGGGTGTTGAAGATTCCATGTGGTGTCTCCGGTAAGTGGCAGATGCGGAAGGTACGCCTTGGGACATCCGGGGGTGAGGGTGCCGGGGATGGCGTCTGTAGTGACGAAGGTAACACAGAAATCGCTCCAGTAGTCATTAAATGCATTTGTTCATGCACATGATGCACGCAGGCTCGGAAACTGGGCCTGAACACAACGGCAGCCGAATGGTCGATCTGCCCACGGATTAGGGCAGAACAACATGGTGGGACGGACAGGGGGCTGCCACAAGATTGAACCATCCACCCCATCCATGAAGGAGAACCATGAAGACCTATGACCTCGCATTGATCGGTTTCGGCGGCGTCAACCGCACCCTGGCCGAACTCATTGCCACCCGGGGCAAGGAACTCTCCAGCGAACTGGGTTTTGGCCTCCGCGTAGTGGCCATCACCGATCTTCGCCTGGGTTCGCTGGTGCAGGCCGACGGAATCGATCTTCCACTGGTGCTTGGTCTGGGCCAGGGCCAGACGTTTGCGGACCATGGCGGTTCGGAGGACACCAACAATGAGTCAGTGATCCGCACCTGCACGGCTGACATCGTGTGTGAAGCAACGTTCACCAACCCTGAAGACGGGGAGCCTGCTGTATCCCACGTCCGCTGGGCACTGGAATCAGGCAAGAGCGTATGCACCACCAATAAGGGGCCGGTGGCACTGCA includes:
- a CDS encoding amino acid permease; this encodes MESSTPLQLDNPPTATAAEAEAGLRRSMGPRHLIMIAMGGVIGSGLFLSSGYTISQAGPLGAVIAYLIGAFVVYLVMACLGELAIAYPVSGAFHIYASRSIGPATGFATAWLYWLCWAVAIGSEFTASGLLMQRWFPDVEVWVWCLIFAAVLFGLNAFSSKFFGESEFWFSIVKVGAIIALIVFGGAALLGFHPLSGSTNHPFLLENFTTSGGLFPNGFTGVLVTALAVFYAFSGSELIGVAAGETKDPAKNIPKAMRSTVIRLLIFFVGAIAVIAATVPYDQVGLDESPFVTVFSSVGIPFAADIMNFVIITALLSAGNSGLFSCARMLYSLADEGQGPRALKRLTRRGIPLVALSVSMVGGLASLVSSVAAPETVYLALVSIAGFAVVGVWMSITASHFFHRRAFIRNGGRLSDLSYKAPFFPVVPVLAFALCLVSLVGIAFDPTQIAALYFGIPFVAACYLFFHFRYGAKAKAKRSR
- the alr gene encoding alanine racemase — encoded protein: MTLSDTKHAVTAGLPSWLEIDGSAFGRNVQAVQGMLDGRALLCAVIKSDAYGHGADMLLPSLVAAGVPFIGVGTNAEAGLARKHGFAGRLLRVRAAAPQEVHAGLPHMIEELVADPQSAWEMSRIASGAGRRLRVHLDINSSGISRHSLDVSSSLGRACAAGIVGHPGLELAGIMTHFPLDDPEHIHSGLRRFRSEATAILRAANVDRRKVLLHAANSFAALNVQDSWLDMVRAGAVLYGDSDPKHTGFERCLAFKARIGSVNRYPAGTKVGYGHTHTLAVDSRLATVTVGYGDGYRRALGRGGTVLVRGQRAPVVDAISMNSMVVNVSGINDVNPGDEVVLFGRQNDAEITAAELESANAGILADLYTVWARDSRVLRADVHV